Proteins from a single region of Oncorhynchus tshawytscha isolate Ot180627B linkage group LG03, Otsh_v2.0, whole genome shotgun sequence:
- the LOC112239000 gene encoding protein S100-A1 isoform X4: MLSQLERSMQSLITVFHRYADKDGDCNTLSKKELNELMQSELGSFLKSQKDPAAIDKIMKNLDQNGDGKVSFEEFVSLVVDLSIACEQIYQLHIMKAAAKK, translated from the exons ATGCTGTCTCAGTTGGAGAGATCCATGCAGTCCCTGATCACGGTGTTCCATCGCTATGCCGACAAGGACGGTGACTGTAACACACTGAGCAAGAAGGAGCTGAATGAACTCATGCAGTCAGAACTGGGCAGCTTCCTGAAG tCCCAGAAGGACCCAGCCGCCATAGACAAGATCATGAAGAATCTGGACCAGAATGGTGATGGGAAGGTGAGCTTCGAAGAGTTTGTCTCCCTGGTGGTGGACCTCTCCATCGCCTGTGAACAGATCTACCAGCTCCACATCATGAAGGCTGCCGCTAAGAAGTGA